From the genome of Yersinia enterocolitica, one region includes:
- a CDS encoding cobyric acid synthase, whose product MSLSVMVQGTASDVGKSVLVAGLCRIFMQDGYRCAPFKSQNMALNSGITPQGEEMGRAQIFQAEAAGITPDVRMNPVLLKPTSDRKAQVVLMGKVACNMDAVEYHQYKPQLQQQISEVYQSLAREYDVMVLEGAGSPAEINLRDRDIVNMGMAAMADAPVILVADIDRGGVFAAIYGTLALLHPHEKARVKGVIINKFRGDIALLKPGLEQIEALTDVPVLGVMPWLDIDLEDEDGVALQNGKYQDAVEKALDIAVIHLPHIANFTDFNALAAQPDVRLRYVSQPSALGQPDLIILPGSKNTLGDLQWLHHSGLAAALLAQHQHQVPVLGICGGYQMLGKRIIDGVESGLEQMAGLGLLDVETQFAQDKVTTRVSGYCLMGLPGMLESCGEQQLEGYEIHMGASLLGTAAKPFAQLTLRNGQVEQWLEGAVNADGSVLGSYIHGLFDSHNFTRPLLDNLRQRKGLAAFDGVTVNYAEHKQQQFDILAAHMRQNIDIESIYKIMKTHRQESAQ is encoded by the coding sequence ATGAGTTTATCGGTGATGGTGCAAGGTACCGCATCTGATGTAGGTAAGAGCGTATTGGTGGCTGGGCTATGCCGTATTTTTATGCAGGATGGCTATCGTTGTGCTCCGTTTAAATCGCAGAATATGGCGCTCAACTCAGGTATTACGCCACAGGGTGAGGAGATGGGGCGGGCACAGATTTTTCAGGCAGAAGCCGCAGGCATCACCCCTGATGTGCGCATGAATCCGGTACTACTCAAACCCACCAGTGACCGTAAGGCGCAGGTGGTACTGATGGGCAAAGTTGCCTGCAATATGGATGCGGTGGAATATCATCAATATAAGCCGCAATTGCAGCAACAAATCAGCGAGGTCTACCAAAGTTTAGCCCGTGAATATGACGTCATGGTGCTGGAAGGGGCGGGTAGCCCGGCAGAAATTAACCTGCGTGACCGCGATATCGTCAATATGGGGATGGCGGCAATGGCCGATGCACCGGTGATATTGGTGGCTGATATCGATCGCGGTGGGGTGTTTGCGGCTATTTATGGCACCTTGGCCCTGTTGCATCCGCATGAAAAAGCGCGGGTCAAAGGGGTGATAATCAATAAGTTTCGGGGTGACATTGCGCTGCTTAAACCTGGGTTGGAACAGATTGAAGCGCTGACGGATGTGCCGGTATTAGGGGTAATGCCGTGGCTAGATATTGATTTGGAAGATGAAGATGGTGTGGCATTACAAAATGGCAAATATCAGGATGCGGTGGAAAAAGCGCTGGATATTGCCGTCATTCACTTGCCACACATTGCTAACTTTACCGATTTTAATGCGTTGGCGGCTCAGCCAGATGTGCGCCTGCGCTATGTTTCGCAGCCCTCAGCCTTGGGGCAACCGGATCTGATTATTCTGCCTGGCAGCAAAAATACCTTGGGCGATTTACAGTGGTTGCATCACAGTGGGCTGGCCGCCGCGTTATTGGCACAACATCAACATCAGGTACCGGTGCTGGGTATCTGTGGCGGTTATCAGATGTTGGGAAAACGTATTATTGATGGTGTGGAGTCTGGCCTGGAACAGATGGCGGGCCTTGGTTTGCTGGATGTGGAAACGCAGTTTGCACAGGACAAAGTGACCACGCGGGTCAGTGGCTATTGTCTGATGGGCCTGCCGGGGATGCTGGAAAGCTGCGGCGAGCAGCAACTGGAAGGCTATGAAATTCATATGGGTGCATCCCTGCTTGGAACGGCCGCCAAGCCTTTCGCACAATTGACATTGCGTAACGGGCAAGTGGAGCAATGGTTGGAAGGGGCGGTGAACGCCGATGGCAGTGTGCTGGGCAGCTATATTCATGGCCTGTTTGACAGCCACAACTTCACTCGCCCACTGCTGGACAATTTGCGCCAACGTAAAGGGCTGGCGGCGTTTGACGGTGTGACGGTGAATTACGCCGAACATAAGCAGCAACAGTTTGATATTCTGGCAGCACATATGCGACAAAATATTGATATTGAAAGTATTTATAAAATAATGAAAACACATCGACAGGAGAGCGCGCAGTGA
- a CDS encoding adenosylcobalamin/alpha-ribazole phosphatase → MRLFLVRHGQTEANLRGVFCGLTDLALTPQGVEQAGWVADWLADVDFSQGVSSQLLRARHTADIILAGHRVSADSDGQLNEMNFGDWEMRHHHDLQREDPDAWAQWVADWQQASPTGGESFPQFSARVEKVIQPLLLASGTSPQSSDNNRLLVAHQGVLSLMLARLLAMPAAAMWHFHFDQGAYSVLEIHDGFVTLRAFNSRAVWQPAIRG, encoded by the coding sequence ATGCGACTTTTTCTGGTACGCCACGGGCAAACCGAGGCCAATTTGCGTGGCGTTTTTTGCGGCCTGACTGATTTGGCGCTAACGCCACAGGGCGTGGAGCAGGCCGGATGGGTGGCCGATTGGTTAGCGGATGTGGATTTTAGTCAGGGCGTCAGCAGCCAGTTGCTGCGCGCCCGCCATACCGCTGACATCATACTCGCCGGGCACCGGGTGAGTGCCGATAGCGACGGGCAACTAAATGAAATGAATTTTGGTGACTGGGAAATGCGCCATCATCATGATTTACAGCGGGAAGACCCGGATGCATGGGCACAATGGGTGGCCGATTGGCAACAGGCAAGTCCCACCGGAGGAGAGTCATTCCCTCAGTTCTCTGCCCGGGTTGAAAAAGTTATCCAGCCACTGCTGTTAGCGTCGGGTACTTCACCACAAAGTAGTGATAACAATCGGCTACTGGTTGCTCATCAGGGGGTATTAAGCCTGATGTTGGCTCGTTTGCTGGCCATGCCAGCGGCGGCTATGTGGCATTTTCATTTTGATCAGGGGGCATACAGCGTATTAGAGATCCACGATGGATTTGTCACGCTGCGTGCGTTTAACAGTCGGGCTGTTTGGCAGCCTGCAATACGAGGTTAA
- a CDS encoding EamA family transporter: MTTEIVKAHLQMLGFTALLGGSFIASATISNALPPMVITWLRYAIASLLFMVLLVSQRLFKLPKLRDLGRYTLISLPPLLYFACMIFSLQTTSALNSSALYTTVPLMSLIMSMLLIKSKSTWSVLVALLMGILGALLIIFKGDLSQLLHLSLMPSDYLFLFGCLGMALNPIVVKKLHRGELALVLTGWSLICATLLLTAVVAYQLPEIEWRNISVITWSGVFYLATFATALSFFLFQKACIVLSPAKVSGYVYLIPLSVIATNVVLGQAINWQEIAAGVTLVVIAMVMLVKAK; the protein is encoded by the coding sequence ATGACAACAGAAATAGTTAAAGCACATCTGCAAATGCTGGGGTTTACCGCCCTGCTAGGAGGTTCTTTTATTGCCAGCGCCACCATCAGCAATGCCTTGCCCCCCATGGTTATCACTTGGTTAAGATATGCTATCGCCAGCTTGCTTTTTATGGTGTTACTGGTGAGTCAGAGGTTATTTAAATTACCTAAATTGCGCGATTTAGGCCGCTACACGTTAATTAGTTTGCCGCCATTACTCTATTTTGCTTGCATGATATTTTCACTACAGACCACCAGCGCATTAAATTCGAGTGCGTTATATACCACCGTGCCATTAATGAGCCTGATAATGAGCATGCTGTTAATCAAATCGAAATCGACATGGTCAGTGCTGGTGGCCTTATTAATGGGGATTTTAGGCGCGTTGCTTATTATTTTTAAGGGCGATTTATCTCAGCTTTTACATCTGTCGCTTATGCCGTCTGATTATTTATTCCTGTTCGGCTGCTTAGGAATGGCACTTAATCCCATCGTAGTAAAGAAGTTACATCGTGGCGAACTGGCGTTGGTTCTCACTGGCTGGAGTTTGATCTGTGCCACGCTATTGTTAACCGCAGTCGTCGCCTATCAACTGCCAGAAATCGAATGGCGAAATATTAGCGTTATAACCTGGAGTGGGGTTTTCTATCTTGCAACCTTTGCCACCGCGTTAAGTTTCTTCCTGTTTCAAAAAGCTTGCATTGTGCTCTCTCCGGCCAAAGTATCAGGTTATGTATATCTGATACCGCTGTCGGTTATTGCGACCAATGTGGTGCTAGGGCAGGCAATAAATTGGCAGGAGATCGCCGCTGGGGTCACTTTAGTGGTTATTGCGATGGTCATGTTGGTTAAAGCTAAGTGA
- a CDS encoding LysR family transcriptional regulator: protein MQKLLFSGRINLKMIRYFLAVSEELHFGKAAERLHISQPPLSLQIKELEDALGFPLFIRDSRNVVLTLAGEMMQAEMKEVFENIENSLSRVSYIARHEQSHLNIGIIGSALWHQLLEKFKLFKTLNPNTTWSLHEFPPSKQYEALLSKKLDIGFWRCASLEQSPALVYQCVEKQRVAVAVSNESVLADKKMLTLKELSGQNLIFLTFANSGYSKNLYNSCLAAGCKPLTIYQFDEPQTQLAFVNSNLGIALVPESMQEIPWPNIKFIPLIDNLSADLFAVYHPGSMTRPLERLLALF, encoded by the coding sequence ATGCAGAAGCTTCTTTTTTCCGGTCGTATCAATTTGAAAATGATCCGCTATTTCTTAGCCGTATCAGAAGAACTGCACTTTGGAAAAGCCGCTGAACGCCTTCATATCTCGCAACCACCGTTAAGCCTGCAAATTAAAGAGTTGGAAGATGCTTTGGGTTTCCCTTTATTTATCCGGGACAGCCGTAATGTGGTATTAACTCTGGCGGGTGAGATGATGCAGGCTGAGATGAAAGAAGTCTTTGAGAATATAGAAAACTCATTAAGCCGTGTGTCTTATATTGCCCGCCATGAGCAAAGCCACCTCAATATAGGCATTATTGGTTCGGCGCTTTGGCACCAATTATTAGAGAAATTCAAACTTTTTAAAACGCTTAACCCTAACACCACGTGGTCTTTGCATGAGTTTCCGCCCAGCAAACAGTATGAAGCGCTATTAAGTAAGAAGCTTGATATCGGCTTCTGGCGTTGTGCTTCCCTAGAGCAAAGCCCGGCGCTGGTCTATCAGTGCGTTGAGAAGCAGCGGGTTGCGGTTGCGGTGTCTAATGAGAGCGTGCTGGCAGATAAAAAAATGCTCACTTTGAAAGAACTCTCCGGCCAGAACCTGATATTCCTCACTTTTGCTAACTCTGGCTACTCCAAAAATTTATATAATAGTTGCCTCGCCGCAGGTTGTAAGCCGCTGACTATTTATCAATTTGATGAACCACAGACCCAACTGGCTTTTGTAAACAGCAATCTTGGCATCGCTCTGGTTCCTGAAAGCATGCAGGAAATCCCATGGCCTAATATTAAATTCATCCCGCTGATAGACAATCTCTCCGCTGATCTGTTTGCCGTTTATCATCCCGGTAGCATGACGCGGCCGCTGGAGCGGTTGCTTGCGTTATTTTAA
- a CDS encoding bifunctional adenosylcobinamide kinase/adenosylcobinamide-phosphate guanylyltransferase, which translates to MILITGGARSGKSSLAERLAAQAAERVFYIATSVVTDVEMAARVELHRASRPAHWRTWEGYRDLGAVLDQQVEPGEAVMLECITTLITNLLFEQAGDTPPEQMDFTLLEVGIQQQITDLLAACARSSAPIYLVTNELGMGIVPENRLARHFRDIAGRVNQRLAAAADQVFLVVSGIEVKIK; encoded by the coding sequence GTGATTTTGATTACCGGAGGTGCGCGCAGCGGCAAAAGTTCGCTGGCTGAACGGTTGGCGGCACAGGCGGCTGAGCGGGTGTTTTACATTGCCACCTCAGTGGTAACAGATGTGGAAATGGCCGCGCGGGTTGAGTTACATCGCGCCAGTCGCCCGGCACACTGGCGTACCTGGGAAGGTTATCGGGATCTGGGAGCAGTGTTGGATCAGCAAGTGGAACCCGGCGAAGCGGTGATGTTGGAGTGTATTACCACCCTTATCACTAATCTGCTGTTTGAACAGGCCGGTGATACGCCGCCGGAGCAGATGGATTTCACGTTACTTGAAGTGGGGATTCAGCAACAAATTACCGATCTGCTGGCCGCCTGTGCCCGAAGTTCAGCACCGATTTATTTGGTGACGAATGAACTGGGGATGGGCATTGTGCCTGAAAATCGTTTAGCGCGACATTTTCGCGATATCGCCGGTCGGGTCAATCAGCGCCTGGCTGCTGCCGCTGACCAAGTGTTTCTGGTGGTTTCCGGCATTGAGGTAAAAATTAAATGA
- a CDS encoding adenosylcobinamide-GDP ribazoletransferase, translating to MSLRLFLATLQFMTRIPVPERWTQGLAMDQYERGIIGFPLIGLIVGIIGALVFTLLVPWCGIPLAALGYVLALALVTGAFHLDGLADTCDGVFSARKREQMLEIMRDSRLGTNGGLALIFIVVAKVLVVSELALRDVPMLAILMAASVAGRTVIVLLMYRQRYARAGNGLGNIYIGKVTGRQTAVTLVGGAILTLLLGKGTALLALVITMAVVLLLAIYLRSRLGGQTGDTLGAAAEIGELVFLLALL from the coding sequence ATGAGCCTGCGTCTATTTCTCGCCACCTTGCAGTTTATGACCCGGATTCCGGTGCCAGAGCGCTGGACGCAAGGGTTGGCGATGGATCAGTACGAACGCGGCATTATCGGTTTCCCACTGATCGGGCTGATTGTCGGTATCATCGGCGCGCTGGTCTTTACCCTACTGGTACCTTGGTGTGGCATTCCGTTAGCGGCACTGGGTTATGTGCTGGCACTGGCGCTGGTCACTGGCGCTTTCCACCTTGATGGTTTGGCAGATACCTGCGATGGCGTGTTTTCCGCACGTAAACGCGAGCAGATGTTGGAGATCATGCGTGATAGCCGCCTTGGGACTAACGGCGGTTTAGCCTTGATTTTTATCGTGGTGGCGAAAGTGCTGGTGGTGAGTGAGCTGGCACTGCGCGATGTACCGATGCTGGCAATACTAATGGCAGCTTCAGTGGCGGGGCGTACGGTGATTGTGTTGTTGATGTACCGCCAGCGTTATGCCCGCGCAGGCAATGGCTTGGGCAATATTTACATCGGTAAAGTTACCGGCCGGCAAACTGCCGTCACATTAGTGGGGGGCGCAATACTTACCCTGTTACTGGGGAAAGGGACTGCGCTGTTGGCACTGGTGATTACCATGGCGGTAGTGCTGTTGTTGGCAATCTATCTGCGTAGCCGTTTAGGCGGTCAAACCGGTGATACGTTGGGCGCGGCTGCCGAAATAGGTGAGTTGGTGTTTTTGCTGGCGCTGTTGTAG
- a CDS encoding xanthosine phosphorylase: MTTVNSNSNADFSELPFQAAAYIQKIKPGFKPQAAFILGSGLGDLVAQITNETTLSYADIPGFPVSSVHGHAGELVLGELFGVAVMCMKGRGHFYEGQGMSIMTNPVRTFKLMGCEFLFCTNAAGSLRPEVLPGSVVMLKDHINTMPGTPLVGPNDDRFGPRFFSLANAYDKGLRAEMAKIAQQLDIPLTEGVFVSYPGPCFETPAEIRMMQIIGGDVVGMSVVPEVLSAAHCGLKVIALTAITNLAEGLSDVVLSHEQTLKCAKLASVNFTKLIEAFLKSKASAVR; this comes from the coding sequence ATGACGACAGTAAATTCAAACAGTAATGCTGATTTCAGTGAATTACCCTTTCAGGCTGCCGCGTATATTCAGAAAATAAAGCCCGGATTTAAGCCTCAGGCGGCGTTTATTTTAGGTTCAGGCTTAGGCGATTTGGTGGCACAAATTACCAATGAAACCACCCTCAGTTATGCCGATATTCCCGGCTTCCCGGTCAGCTCGGTGCACGGGCATGCGGGTGAATTGGTTCTCGGTGAGCTGTTTGGTGTCGCTGTGATGTGTATGAAAGGCCGTGGTCACTTCTATGAAGGGCAAGGCATGAGCATTATGACCAATCCGGTACGCACCTTTAAACTGATGGGATGCGAGTTCTTATTCTGTACTAACGCCGCCGGCTCATTACGGCCAGAAGTATTACCGGGTTCAGTGGTGATGCTTAAAGATCACATCAACACCATGCCAGGAACACCGCTGGTTGGGCCTAATGATGATCGTTTTGGCCCACGTTTCTTTAGCCTGGCGAATGCCTATGATAAAGGCTTGCGTGCCGAGATGGCCAAGATTGCCCAACAGCTTGATATCCCTCTGACCGAAGGGGTGTTTGTCTCCTATCCCGGTCCTTGCTTTGAGACGCCAGCCGAAATCCGCATGATGCAAATCATAGGGGGAGATGTGGTGGGGATGTCGGTGGTGCCAGAGGTTTTGTCTGCGGCCCATTGCGGCTTAAAAGTGATTGCGTTAACGGCAATTACCAATCTGGCAGAAGGCTTGTCTGATGTGGTTCTGTCTCACGAACAAACCTTAAAATGCGCCAAATTGGCCTCGGTTAATTTCACCAAACTAATTGAAGCTTTTTTGAAAAGCAAAGCATCAGCCGTTCGATAA
- the cobT gene encoding nicotinate-nucleotide--dimethylbenzimidazole phosphoribosyltransferase, translating into MQTLSSILRTIAPLDSKAMARAQVRLDGLLKPPGSLGRLEQLAVQLAGMRGLYGHQVVRKQIIVMAADHGVYDEGVAISPRVVTLVQALNMVKGVTGVCVLAANAGVEVKIVDVGIDSETLPGVVDMKVARGSGNIAREAAMTRQQAEDLLCASALLTLRQAAEGVKVFGVGELGMANTTPAAAMVSVFTDSDPELVVGIGANFPSAQLHHKVAVVRRAIETNHPDANDGIDVLAKVGGFDLVGMTGVMLGAAAAGLPVVLDGFLSYASALAACRIAPGVRDYLIPSHLSAEKGAVIALSHLQLEPYLQMGMRLGEGSGAAIAMHLVDAACAMYNNMGLLAESNIELPTPLRP; encoded by the coding sequence ATGCAAACACTTTCATCGATTCTGCGCACGATTGCGCCGCTGGATAGCAAGGCGATGGCCCGAGCACAGGTGCGGTTGGATGGTTTACTGAAACCACCAGGTAGCTTAGGTCGCCTGGAACAACTGGCGGTTCAACTGGCTGGAATGCGGGGGTTATACGGGCATCAGGTTGTGCGCAAACAAATTATTGTGATGGCAGCAGATCATGGCGTCTACGATGAAGGCGTGGCTATTTCACCTCGAGTGGTCACGCTGGTTCAGGCGTTGAACATGGTGAAGGGGGTAACAGGTGTTTGCGTGCTAGCGGCTAATGCCGGTGTTGAAGTAAAAATTGTCGATGTGGGTATTGATAGCGAGACACTACCCGGTGTGGTGGATATGAAAGTGGCGCGTGGCAGTGGCAATATCGCCCGTGAAGCGGCAATGACTCGCCAGCAGGCAGAGGATTTACTTTGTGCCAGTGCACTGCTGACATTACGGCAGGCGGCTGAAGGCGTGAAAGTGTTTGGCGTTGGTGAGTTGGGTATGGCGAATACTACGCCAGCAGCGGCGATGGTCAGCGTGTTTACTGACAGCGATCCTGAATTGGTGGTAGGGATTGGGGCGAATTTTCCTAGCGCGCAGTTACATCATAAAGTGGCGGTAGTGCGCCGTGCTATCGAAACCAATCATCCAGATGCCAATGATGGTATTGATGTGTTGGCGAAAGTGGGTGGTTTTGATTTGGTAGGTATGACCGGCGTGATGCTTGGTGCGGCGGCGGCGGGGTTACCAGTGGTGTTGGATGGTTTCCTCTCATATGCTTCTGCGTTAGCGGCTTGCCGTATCGCACCGGGAGTCCGTGACTATTTGATCCCCTCTCATCTATCAGCAGAAAAAGGTGCGGTCATTGCGCTAAGCCATCTGCAACTCGAGCCATACTTGCAAATGGGCATGCGGCTAGGTGAGGGCAGTGGCGCCGCAATTGCCATGCATTTAGTGGATGCCGCCTGTGCCATGTATAATAATATGGGGTTGTTGGCTGAAAGTAATATTGAATTACCCACCCCCCTTCGTCCTTGA